TGATCTCCCTCTTCATGTAGCATTTCGTAGTATGTGGTGGTTAATGCAGCCTGTGTGTGCTATGCATGCTGTCGGAGCTCAAAGAGTAGGTAGATACGTATTGACATGATGAACTCTCGTGTGCTATGCTTTACTCTAGTTTGCAAATGTGTCATCATTGGCATAGCAGCTGCCCGATCGAGAAGGTGTGGGCGACTCACATGTTCGTGAGTGCACTATTACTATAGTTCTCCAATCGATCGCCACAGCTCGTCTGAGGAATGGGGGCACAACGATGGACACAGCCGAGTTGACCGTGACCGACCGGCCGAATTACGTGTCAAAATCAGTAATCTTAGCTAGGTGCACTGTCCATGTCGTCTTCTGCTTCGTCTGCTGATCTCTCATATACGGGCCAACGTGTATAAATGCGGCAAACGCTTCGTGCCTCTCCTCATCCACCAAAGCGATCGAGCGCACCAGCCTGCACACGAGGTTTACAGATACAATTGATCTCTCGTCGACCGAATTAAATCAATGGAGATCATCACGGGCAGCGAGATGCTGAGGCCGGCCTACGTCGACGGCTCTGCGGCGCCGCACCGGCTGTCCGGCGAGAAGGTGCCCCTGACCGTCTTCGACCGCGCGTCCCTCGACATCTTCGTGCCCAGCATGCTCGCCTACCCTGCGCCGGCTCCCTCCAACGACGCGCTCAAGGACGGCCTCCGCAGGGCAGTCGCGGCGTACCCTCACCTGGCGGGGCGCCTCGCCCTcgacggccgcggccggcgctACATCCACGTCAACGACGAGGGCGCGCTCCTCATCGAGGCCACCGTCGGGGTCGACCTGGCCGAGGTGCTCGTCGACGGCCGCATGGTCGCCAGCACCGACCACCTCTACCCGGCGATTCCCGAGGTACTATACGCAATGAGATCTTGAATTTCTGTCAGCTGTCAAGAGTCAAGACTGTCgcatttgaaatttgaacacgCTGTGGTTAACTGGTTGTTGTTTGGCTGTATGTACTGTACGCAGGAGAACATCGGGGTGGCGCTGCTGCAGATCAAGCTGAACCGGTACAAGTGCGGGGGGCTGGTGATCGGCATAACCTCGCACCACCAGGCGGCCGACGGGCACTCCATGAGCACCTTCTTCACCGTGTGGGCGAGGGCGGTGCGCGAGGGCAAAGGCTTCGTCGCCCCGGCCCCTTTCCTCGACCGCGCGGCGACCGCCGTCCCCCGCAGCACGCCCACGCCCGTGTTCGACCACCGGTCCGTCGAGTTCACGTGCGGCGGCAGCAAGTCCTACGCCGTCGTCCCCATGGACAGGATCAAGAACCTCACGGTGCACTTCACGGCCGATTTCGTGGCCGACCTCAAGGCCCGCGTCAGCGCCCGCTGCAGCACGTTCCAGTGTCTCCTCGCGCACGTGTGGAAGAAGACCACGGCGGCCAGGGACTTAAACCCGGAGGAGTTCACGCAGGTGCGCGTGGCCGTGAACTGCAGGGGCAGGGCGAACCCGCCCGTGCCCATGGACTTCTCCGGGAACATGGTGCTGTGGGCGTTCCCGAGGCTTCGCGTCCGTGACCTCCTGAGCTGGAGCCTCGGCGCCGTGGTCGGCGCCATCCGCGACGCCGTGGCGCGCATCGACGACGAGTACATCCAGTCGTTCGTGGACTACGGCGCCGTGGCGGACGcggatggggaggagctcgtGGCCACGGCTGCCGATGCCGGCACCATGTTCTGCCCGGACCTGGAGGTGGACAGCTGGCTCGGGTTCAAGTTCCACCAGATTGACCTCGGCACGGGCCCGCCgtccgcgttcctgccgcccGACTTGCCCATCGAAGGGCTCATGATCTTCGTGCCGTCGCGCAACGCCAAGGGCGGCGTCGACCTCTTCATGGCCCTCGCGGAGGAGCACGTCCAGGCGTTCCAGCAGATCTGTTACTCTTTGGATTATTGATCAAGCTAGCAGCCGGGGCTTCGATcgtttgcatgcatgtgatgcTTTTGCCGTAAGCAGCGTCACGTTTGTTACGTACGTAAAAGTAAGAGTCCGCACGGCTGGCTCTGATTCCTTCAGTCATAGGACTTGCATATGTATAGTTGCACGTTAGGTAGGACTGTCACGTGAATAAACACGTGGTCTGTATGTAAAATCTCTTGCACTGTGAGTAAAAAATGGTCTATGTAAGCGGCTCCTTGCAGCCCGGGCCGCGGTCCGGGACGTGACATCCCTTTTTTGTTAACTAGGGAGTTCGGCACCCGGGGGTTTCAGCCGGTATATATGTCAGGTTGTTTTGACGTGTTGTGTCTGAACAAGTGTTATTCAATGTCTGTAGCATGGAGCAGCAAAGAGGGAAAGCCTGCATGGGAATAATAGTTATTTGTCCTAGAATATAGATGGCTGAAGATTAGATGAGAGTGAGTAACGATCATATTAAGGGTTTAGGTAAAGTTGCCACAACACAGAACTAGAGTTGTCATCTCACAAGACACGTGGCACGTTCTCAGGCACAGTATTCTCAATTGGATGGCCAGGAGATCGTTCGCTTCGAGAGACTGAAGAGTGAACGTTCGCTCAATATAAAACCGTTTAAGAAAACATAGGAATAGGAAAGGAAGACAGTGCAAAACAAATGATTCACCAAACATAGGAAAACACCACGAGATGTGTTTGATGGCTGTAGAGAATGCTCATGACAATTGATATTACGTCCCATATGAACAATTGCTCCATCAATAGTTTATTCGGTAACCCACTTGTTAGTCACGTAAACATAAATCTAGCAAATTCCCCTCAATCTACCAAATTCAATAATAGGGGTTCGCTTCAAATCAAAATTAGGAGCATTAATAAGTACGGAATACGTGTCATTTGAAGTAGGAGAAAGTACTACTTACCACGCGCGGTGGGGAGGTTGCCTTTGCCGACGAAGTCGGTGACGACGAGCTTCTCGTCAGGCGACCATTAGAACGCGCTCCGGGATGGGATCGAACCTAACCAGTCCCCGTTCAACACAAGGAAGGAAACCGTACCCTCATGTGACCGTCCTCGCACGGATGGGTTCATTATCGAACCTTTCGTGGTATGGGATTTCtctcttctactccctccgatcctaaattgttgtcgaaatattacatgtatctagacgctttttaagaatagatacattcatatttaaacaaatttaagtcaagaatttaggatcagaaggAGTACTAACC
This is a stretch of genomic DNA from Brachypodium distachyon strain Bd21 chromosome 1, Brachypodium_distachyon_v3.0, whole genome shotgun sequence. It encodes these proteins:
- the LOC100823029 gene encoding tryptamine benzoyltransferase 1-like produces the protein MEIITGSEMLRPAYVDGSAAPHRLSGEKVPLTVFDRASLDIFVPSMLAYPAPAPSNDALKDGLRRAVAAYPHLAGRLALDGRGRRYIHVNDEGALLIEATVGVDLAEVLVDGRMVASTDHLYPAIPEENIGVALLQIKLNRYKCGGLVIGITSHHQAADGHSMSTFFTVWARAVREGKGFVAPAPFLDRAATAVPRSTPTPVFDHRSVEFTCGGSKSYAVVPMDRIKNLTVHFTADFVADLKARVSARCSTFQCLLAHVWKKTTAARDLNPEEFTQVRVAVNCRGRANPPVPMDFSGNMVLWAFPRLRVRDLLSWSLGAVVGAIRDAVARIDDEYIQSFVDYGAVADADGEELVATAADAGTMFCPDLEVDSWLGFKFHQIDLGTGPPSAFLPPDLPIEGLMIFVPSRNAKGGVDLFMALAEEHVQAFQQICYSLDY